In the Oncorhynchus keta strain PuntledgeMale-10-30-2019 unplaced genomic scaffold, Oket_V2 Un_scaffold_5034_pilon_pilon, whole genome shotgun sequence genome, one interval contains:
- the LOC127928917 gene encoding octapeptide-repeat protein T2-like isoform X1: MMSLISPTCRDAGGCVCVCVCVCVCVCVCVCVCVCVCVCVCVCVCACVRACVRVRACVDCQTKLIAGRTQLREGRLVVSCFYDLFERNRQRNIKRQAERLTEKGRERKAERQTEKGRETDRERQRDRQRKAERQTEKGRETDRERQLDRQRKAERQTEKGRETDRERQRDRQRNIKRKAERQTERQTERQTEKGRETEKHKEKGRETDRERQRDRQRKAERERQRDRERKAERQTAKGRETDRERQREKGRERKAERQTEKGRETERERQREKGRETDRERQREKGRETERERQRDRQRKAERQTEKGRETDMILVPDD; the protein is encoded by the exons ATGATGTCACTGATTAGTCCCACCTGCAGAGAtgctggagggtgtgtgtgtgtgtgtgtgtgtgtgtgtgtgtgtgtgtgtgtgtgtgtgtgtgtgtgtgtgtgtgtgtgtgtgtgtgtgtgtgtgtgtgtgtgtgcgtgcgtgcgtgcgtgcgtgcgcgtgcgtgcgtgcgtggatTGCCAGACTAAACTAATAGCTGGTAGAACCCAGCTTAGGGAAGGGAGGCTTGTTGTGTCTTGCTTTTATGATCTTtttgagagaaacagacagagaaacataaagagacaggcagagagactgacagagaaaggcagagagagaaaggcagagagacagacagagaaaggcagagagacagacagagagagacagagagacagacagagaaaggcagagagacagacagagaaaggcagagagacagacagagaaaggcagttagacagacagagaaaggcagagagacagacagagaaaggcagagagacagacagagaaaggcagagagacagacagagaaacataaagagaaaggcagagagacagacagagagacagacagagagacagacagagaaaggcagagagacagagaaacataaagagaaaggcagagagacggacagagaaaggcagagagacagacagagaaaggcagagagagaaaggcagagagacagagagagaaaggcagagagacagacagcgaaaggcagagagacagacagagaaaggcagagagagaaaggcagagagagaaaggcagagagacagacagagaaaggcagagagacagagagagaaaggcagagagagaaaggcagagagacagacagagaaaggcagagagagaaaggcagagagacagagagagaaag gcagagagacagacagagaaaggcagagagacagacagagaaaggcagagagacagacatgattCTTGTACCTGATGATTAA
- the LOC127928917 gene encoding zinc finger CCCH domain-containing protein 13-like isoform X2 produces MMSLISPTCRDAGGCVCVCVCVCVCVCVCVCVCVCVCVCVCVCVCACVRACVRVRACVDCQTKLIAGRTQLREGRLVVSCFYDLFERNRQRNIKRQAERLTEKGRERKAERQTEKGRETDRERQRDRQRKAERQTEKGRETDRERQLDRQRKAERQTEKGRETDRERQRDRQRNIKRKAERQTERQTERQTEKGRETEKHKEKGRETDRERQRDRQRKAERERQRDRQRKAERERQREKGRETDRERQRDRERKAERERQRDRQRKAERERQRDRERKAERQTEKGRETDRERQRDRHDSCT; encoded by the exons ATGATGTCACTGATTAGTCCCACCTGCAGAGAtgctggagggtgtgtgtgtgtgtgtgtgtgtgtgtgtgtgtgtgtgtgtgtgtgtgtgtgtgtgtgtgtgtgtgtgtgtgtgtgtgtgtgtgtgtgtgtgtgtgcgtgcgtgcgtgcgtgcgtgcgcgtgcgtgcgtgcgtggatTGCCAGACTAAACTAATAGCTGGTAGAACCCAGCTTAGGGAAGGGAGGCTTGTTGTGTCTTGCTTTTATGATCTTtttgagagaaacagacagagaaacataaagagacaggcagagagactgacagagaaaggcagagagagaaaggcagagagacagacagagaaaggcagagagacagacagagagagacagagagacagacagagaaaggcagagagacagacagagaaaggcagagagacagacagagaaaggcagttagacagacagagaaaggcagagagacagacagagaaaggcagagagacagacagagaaaggcagagagacagacagagaaacataaagagaaaggcagagagacagacagagagacagacagagagacagacagagaaaggcagagagacagagaaacataaagagaaaggcagagagacggacagagaaaggcagagagacagacagagaaaggcagagagagaaag gcagagagacagacagagaaaggcagagagagaaaggcagagagagaaaggcagagagacagacagagaaaggcagagagacagagagagaaaggcagagagagaaaggcagagagacagacagagaaaggcagagagagaaaggcagagagacagagagagaaag gcagagagacagacagagaaaggcagagagacagacagagaaaggcagagagacagacatgattCTTGTACCTGA